In Aridibaculum aurantiacum, the following proteins share a genomic window:
- the secY gene encoding preprotein translocase subunit SecY, whose product MKKFIQTLKNIWTIDELRSKIIVTLALVFVYRLGTHIVLPGMNPNLLDQAQANAAQNGLLGLFDTFAGGAFSQASILALGIMPYISASIFMQLMTILVPQLQKIQKEGDSGRKKINQWTRYLTVIVTAFQASAYVAYLNSPGYAEAIIPAYQPYFLVSTIITLTAGTLFVMWLGEKIQDKGLGNGTSIIIMVGILARFPQSIIQEFTAKQARGGGGLLIFLIEIAILIVIIMGIIILVQGVRKIPVSYAKQIVGNRQFGGARQFLPMKVNMAGVMPIIFAQAIMFLPTLFSFTGTESGTTIAKIFGDHSNFWYMVVYAVMVIAFTFLYTALIFNPKQMSEDLKRNNGFIPGVKPGQPTADYIGSVMDKITLPGAIFLALVGILPGFAQRLGVTSGFSTFFGGTSLLIMVGVILDTLQQIETQLLMRQYDGLMNSGRIQGRQQTVTQASY is encoded by the coding sequence GTGAAAAAATTCATTCAGACTCTTAAAAATATCTGGACAATAGATGAGCTGCGTAGCAAGATCATTGTAACGCTAGCCCTGGTATTTGTTTACCGTCTTGGAACGCATATCGTATTGCCGGGTATGAACCCTAACCTGCTTGACCAGGCACAGGCTAATGCAGCTCAAAATGGTTTGCTTGGACTATTTGACACCTTTGCTGGTGGTGCATTCTCACAAGCTTCTATTCTTGCCCTGGGTATCATGCCTTATATATCTGCTTCCATTTTTATGCAGTTGATGACCATCCTGGTTCCGCAGCTTCAAAAGATCCAGAAAGAGGGCGACAGTGGTCGTAAAAAAATTAACCAGTGGACGCGTTACCTTACTGTTATTGTAACCGCTTTCCAGGCAAGTGCTTATGTAGCTTACCTTAATAGTCCTGGTTATGCTGAGGCTATCATTCCTGCTTATCAACCATATTTCCTTGTATCTACTATCATTACACTTACTGCAGGTACTTTGTTTGTAATGTGGCTGGGTGAAAAAATACAGGATAAAGGATTGGGTAACGGTACTTCTATCATCATCATGGTAGGTATCCTTGCACGTTTCCCTCAATCTATCATTCAAGAATTTACTGCTAAGCAAGCGCGTGGTGGTGGTGGATTGTTGATCTTCCTTATCGAGATCGCGATCCTTATCGTTATCATCATGGGTATTATCATCCTGGTACAAGGTGTACGTAAGATACCTGTTAGTTATGCTAAGCAGATAGTTGGTAATCGCCAGTTTGGAGGTGCTCGCCAGTTCCTTCCAATGAAGGTGAATATGGCGGGTGTAATGCCTATCATCTTTGCACAGGCTATCATGTTCCTTCCTACTTTGTTCTCTTTCACAGGTACAGAGTCTGGAACTACCATCGCTAAGATCTTTGGTGATCACAGCAACTTCTGGTACATGGTTGTATATGCTGTAATGGTAATTGCATTTACTTTCCTATACACTGCTTTGATCTTTAATCCTAAGCAGATGTCGGAAGACCTTAAGCGTAACAATGGTTTTATACCTGGTGTTAAGCCTGGTCAGCCAACCGCTGATTATATTGGTTCAGTAATGGATAAGATAACTTTACCAGGTGCAATTTTCCTTGCATTGGTAGGTATCCTTCCTGGCTTTGCACAAAGACTGGGTGTTACTTCTGGTTTCTCTACCTTCTTCGGTGGTACATCGCTACTGATCATGGTGGGTGTAATCCTTGATACACTACAGCAGATAGAAACACAGCTGTTGATGAGACAATACGATGGTCTTATGAACAGTGGAAGAATCCAGGGCAGGCAGCAAACTGTTACTCAGGCTTCTTATTAA
- the rplR gene encoding 50S ribosomal protein L18: MDKLIKRQKIRYRIRKKVAGTSTKPRLSVFRSNAEIYAQLIDDTTGQTLAAASSREKDIAAQTAPKIDKSKMVGESIARKASALGITTCVFDRGGNLYHGRVKAVADGARQGGLQF, translated from the coding sequence ATGGACAAATTAATAAAAAGGCAGAAGATCCGTTACCGCATTCGTAAGAAGGTAGCTGGTACTTCTACTAAGCCTCGCCTTTCTGTTTTCAGAAGCAATGCAGAAATCTATGCTCAACTGATTGATGATACTACCGGTCAAACACTGGCTGCTGCTTCATCAAGAGAAAAGGATATCGCTGCCCAAACTGCTCCTAAGATTGATAAAAGCAAAATGGTTGGAGAATCTATTGCTCGTAAAGCTTCTGCTCTTGGTATCACTACATGTGTTTTCGATAGAGGTGGTAACCTGTACCACGGTCGTGTGAAAGCTGTAGCTGATGGCGCAAGACAAGGTGGATTGCAATTTTAG
- the rpsE gene encoding 30S ribosomal protein S5, whose protein sequence is MSKAILNKVKGGDLELKEKVVAINRVVKTTKGGRTFSFSALVVVGNEKGVVGHGLGKAKEVQEAITKGIEDAKKNLIKVPVMHGTIPHDQLAKEGAAKVFIKPAAHGTGVIAGGSMRAVLESAGVTDVLAKSLGSANPHNVVKATFKALALLREPIQVAKTRTVGLKKVFNG, encoded by the coding sequence ATGTCAAAAGCAATTTTAAATAAAGTAAAAGGCGGTGACCTGGAACTAAAAGAAAAAGTAGTAGCCATTAACCGTGTGGTTAAAACCACCAAAGGCGGACGTACTTTTAGTTTCTCTGCGCTTGTAGTAGTAGGAAATGAAAAAGGTGTGGTAGGTCATGGTTTGGGTAAGGCTAAAGAAGTTCAGGAAGCTATCACCAAAGGCATCGAAGATGCTAAGAAGAACCTGATCAAAGTTCCTGTTATGCACGGAACTATACCTCACGACCAACTGGCTAAAGAAGGTGCTGCTAAAGTATTCATCAAGCCTGCTGCTCATGGTACCGGTGTAATTGCCGGAGGTAGTATGCGTGCAGTATTGGAAAGCGCGGGTGTTACCGACGTTTTGGCAAAGAGCCTTGGATCTGCTAATCCTCACAACGTGGTTAAAGCTACTTTCAAAGCTTTAGCATTGTTGAGAGAGCCTATCCAGGTTGCTAAAACAAGAACAGTTGGACTAAAGAAAGTTTTTAACGGGTAA
- the map gene encoding type I methionyl aminopeptidase encodes MIHYKSNADLEIMRESCRVVELALSEVAKFLKPGVTTKQADKLAEQVIRDNKGVPSFLNYRGYPFASCISVNDAVVHGFPSNDVLKDGDIVSVDLGVFKNGFHGDYAYTFALGEISEEVQQLMRITKESLYKGIEKAHHGNRIGDIAFAIQDYTERKYGYGVVRELVGHGLGRSLHEDPQVPNFGKRGTGPKLKEGMTIAIEPMINMGVKEVYYDTDGWTVRTKDGKPSAHYEHNVCVKKGKAEILSSFKLIEEAELANENLNSKYLQAVQQELVEQ; translated from the coding sequence ATGATCCATTACAAATCAAATGCAGACCTGGAGATAATGCGTGAAAGTTGCAGGGTAGTAGAGCTTGCACTTAGTGAAGTGGCCAAATTTTTAAAGCCCGGAGTTACCACCAAACAAGCAGACAAACTTGCAGAACAGGTAATCAGGGATAATAAAGGTGTTCCTTCATTTCTCAATTATCGTGGTTATCCATTTGCTTCGTGTATTTCTGTTAACGATGCAGTAGTGCATGGTTTCCCTTCTAATGATGTGTTGAAAGATGGAGATATCGTTTCTGTGGACCTGGGTGTTTTCAAAAATGGATTTCATGGTGATTATGCTTACACTTTTGCGCTAGGTGAAATAAGTGAAGAAGTGCAGCAGCTGATGCGTATAACTAAAGAAAGCTTGTATAAAGGAATTGAGAAAGCTCATCATGGAAACAGGATAGGAGATATAGCTTTTGCTATCCAGGATTATACTGAAAGGAAATATGGCTATGGTGTAGTGCGCGAACTGGTTGGTCATGGTCTTGGAAGAAGCCTGCACGAAGATCCGCAGGTGCCTAATTTTGGTAAACGCGGAACCGGTCCAAAGTTGAAAGAAGGAATGACCATTGCTATTGAGCCAATGATAAACATGGGCGTAAAAGAAGTGTATTACGATACAGATGGCTGGACCGTGAGAACCAAAGATGGTAAGCCATCAGCCCATTACGAGCACAATGTATGTGTGAAGAAAGGGAAAGCTGAGATCTTGTCTTCTTTTAAACTGATAGAAGAGGCTGAACTTGCAAACGAGAATTTAAATTCGAAATACCTACAAGCTGTACAGCAGGAATTGGTGGAACAATAA
- the rplO gene encoding 50S ribosomal protein L15 encodes MKLHTLRPAQGATHKEKRLGRGEASGKGGTATKGNKGGQSRAGYSSKMAFEGGQMPIQRRVPKRGFKNPHRVEYKVLNLGQIDHLVEKYGFTEITPENLYINGLIGQTDLIKILGTGELKSKVTFRVNAFSAKAKEAIEAAGGSIEIAQ; translated from the coding sequence ATGAAACTACACACTCTTAGACCCGCTCAAGGCGCTACACACAAAGAAAAAAGATTAGGCCGTGGTGAGGCTTCAGGTAAAGGTGGTACTGCCACAAAAGGTAACAAAGGTGGACAAAGCCGTGCCGGTTACTCTAGTAAAATGGCTTTTGAAGGTGGCCAGATGCCAATTCAGCGTCGTGTACCTAAGCGTGGCTTTAAAAACCCACATCGCGTAGAGTACAAAGTATTGAACCTGGGCCAGATCGATCACCTGGTTGAAAAATATGGTTTTACTGAAATCACTCCAGAAAATCTTTATATCAATGGCCTGATTGGTCAAACTGATCTTATCAAGATTTTAGGTACTGGTGAATTGAAGAGCAAAGTTACTTTTAGAGTAAACGCTTTTAGCGCTAAAGCTAAAGAAGCAATTGAAGCAGCTGGTGGCAGCATTGAAATAGCACAGTAA
- the rplF gene encoding 50S ribosomal protein L6 encodes MSRIGKQPITVPAGVTITVGNNNEITVKGPKGTLTQLIDRDIKVEVKDGEVNVTRPTDQIRHRAMHGLYRSLVSNMVKGVTEGFKKQLELVGVGYKAANTGNTLDLALGYSHNIIMEVPKEVTVATETLKGQNPKITLESIDNQLLGAVAAKIRSLRKPEPYKGKGVRYSDEFIRRKAGKAAGK; translated from the coding sequence ATGTCTCGTATAGGAAAACAACCAATTACAGTTCCGGCGGGTGTTACCATCACAGTTGGTAACAACAATGAGATCACTGTAAAAGGACCTAAAGGAACTTTGACTCAACTTATTGATCGCGATATCAAAGTTGAAGTAAAAGATGGCGAAGTAAATGTTACTCGTCCTACTGACCAGATCCGTCACCGCGCTATGCACGGTTTGTACCGTTCACTGGTTTCTAACATGGTAAAAGGTGTAACAGAAGGCTTTAAGAAGCAGCTGGAACTAGTGGGTGTGGGTTATAAAGCCGCTAACACTGGTAACACTTTAGACCTAGCCCTGGGTTACTCTCACAACATCATTATGGAAGTACCTAAGGAAGTAACAGTAGCTACTGAAACTTTAAAAGGTCAAAACCCAAAAATTACTTTAGAGAGCATCGACAACCAACTATTAGGAGCAGTAGCTGCCAAAATACGTAGCCTGCGTAAGCCTGAGCCGTACAAAGGAAAAGGTGTTCGCTACTCTGATGAATTCATTCGTCGTAAAGCTGGTAAAGCTGCTGGTAAATAA
- the rpmD gene encoding 50S ribosomal protein L30: MKKIRITQVKSVIDRPERAKRTIEALGLKKMNASVEVEATPQILGMITKVNHLVKVEEVN, from the coding sequence ATGAAAAAGATTAGAATAACACAAGTAAAAAGCGTTATCGACAGACCTGAAAGAGCTAAACGTACAATCGAAGCACTTGGTTTGAAAAAGATGAACGCTTCTGTAGAAGTAGAAGCTACTCCACAGATCCTGGGTATGATCACTAAGGTTAATCACCTGGTGAAAGTAGAGGAAGTGAACTAA